In the Podospora pseudocomata strain CBS 415.72m chromosome 5, whole genome shotgun sequence genome, one interval contains:
- a CDS encoding hypothetical protein (EggNog:ENOG503P53G): MASQKVSRYQHLDGEDDLDVSSSPPPRPAPRLPPRPAPELPPRPRPPSKLPSRLGRKRDSKQPEWIQILEDDLLDAEDKEKNEEPRKRIFHTDTERSVGQFMVFQFPAMAITIALFVLHGYRMEWLDINSNISSALLVGAKIHETLIVASLFQILYSNIRRKLVGSEGIPFGFLTAPFQLSSPFYLFSSSFLAPLTQFHNLTLSSVWMALIMVASFSIATLAGASSGIVMLPKLGWWNMSPDRSVDPDAIGPLSSIYPKMMDRKSVPEYCPAVNDTTSSDCAHAGYDNPNSIDWSWLSNIARGTHGLPTNLTSGGKSIAWWKSSMSLQTVVGATTPMKLAASQVAKGYSMDRSDFVQTRRTAKLTSSTGDSIPLEQPRIAIQCTDPSRPRKDPLKSETMADAPFNFLLDPGLYYRSDPTFFIPHELLDEAYNSKSHFGFIDLGRHAPVQTSATFWTRYNTTGTSLALCFIDARWVGSSVWSYSNSDLPLFSHAMTNATLNASKDLGDIITLTVPWLNSLNNSLDMSSDPFNYKTTNGSRFAYDRIYDYAVEGGGDQLYQVLSRSLAVYLVDALAELTWSRMRLDNGEEDRNDGATLDYALVGADQDRLVYEYNFEGWSVKLAFGVLLLHVLLVVVHFVGTVCVYRKFGSSAWEQLGELMTLAMNSRGTELLKNTSVGVHKWEVWRLMARVTEDEGLERKVELRLSSNQRVGDEEGSVKEVSGKRPTAFRKYG, translated from the coding sequence ATGGCAAGCCAAAAGGTTTCGCGATATCAACACCtcgatggcgaggatgatcTCGACgtttcctcctcaccaccacccagaccAGCGCCCAGGCTGCCACCAAGACCAGCACCAGAACTTCCACCTAGACCTAGACCACCATCCAAGCTTCCATCTAGATTGGGCAGAAAGCGAGATAGCAAGCAGCCGGAATGGATCCAAATACTCGAAGACGACCTGCTAGATGCCgaagacaaagaaaagaatgAAGAACCCCGGAAACGAATCTTCCACACTGATACCGAACGATCAGTGGGCCAGTTCATGGTCTTCCAGTTCCCAGCAATGGCCATTACAATAGCCCTCTTCGTCTTGCATGGATATCGCATGGAGTGGCTGGACATAAACTCGAACATCTCGTCTGCGCTGCTGGTGGGAGCAAAGATCCACGAGACTCTCATCGTCGCCTCACTCTTCCAGATTCTGTATTCAAATATTCGGCGGAAACTTGTCGGCTCAGAGGGCATCCCCTTTGGGTTCCTGACCGCACCCTTTCAGCTCAGCTCGCCGTTTTATCTCTTCAGCTCTTCATTCTTGGCACCTTTGACGCAATTTCACAACCTCACTTTATCGTCAGTCTGGATGGCGCTTATCATGGTAGCCAGCTTCTCCATAGCCACCCTGGCTGGTGCGAGCTCTGGTATCGTGATGCTCCCCAAACTTGGCTGGTGGAACATGTCTCCAGATCGCTCCGTCGACCCAGACGCGATAGGGCCCCTGTCAAGCATCTACCCCAAGATGATGGACAGGAAAAGCGTCCCAGAATACTGCCCTGCAGTTAATGATACGACCTCCTCGGATTGTGCGCACGCTGGATATGATAACCCCAACAGCATCGACTGGTCCTGGCTGTCGAACATTGCCCGTGGTACTCATGGTCTGCCCACAAACCTGACATCAGGAGGCAAATCGATTGCATGGTGGAAGAGCTCCATGTCACTGCAGACAGTGGTTGGTGCAACCACTCCCATGAAACTGGCCGCCTCGCAGGTTGCGAAGGGATATTCCATGGACCGATCAGACTTTGTGCAGACACGCAGAACCGCCAAACTGACCAGCAGCACCGGAGACTCGATACCACTCGAACAACCCCGGATCGCCATCCAGTGCACCGACCCCAGCCGCCCAAGAAAGGATCCCCTAAAGAGCGAAACAATGGCAGACGCACCATTCAACTTCCTCCTTGACCCAGGACTCTATTACCGCTCCGACCCAACCTTTTTCATCCCTCACGAGCTCCTCGACGAGGCTTACAACTCCAAAAGCCACTTTGGCTTCATTGACCTCGGCCGTCACGCCCCCGTCCAGACATCAGCCACCTTTTGGACAAGatacaacaccaccggcacctccctcgccctctgcTTCATCGACGCCCGCTGGGTGGGCTCCTCCGTCTGGTCATATTCCAATAGCGACCTCCCGTTATTCTCCCACGCCATGACAAACGCCACCTTGAACGCGTCAAAAGACCTGGGTGACATCATCACTTTGACGGTTCCCTGGCTGAACAGCCTGAATAATTCGCTGGATATGTCATCTGATCCGTTCAACTACAAGACAACAAACGGGTCACGTTTTGCCTATGACCGTATCTACGACTATGCGGTCGAGGGCGGGGGCGATCAACTGTATCAAGTGCTTTCGAGGTCGTTAGCGGTGTATCTTGTTGATGCTCTTGCTGAGTTGACGTGGTCGAGGATGCGGCTGGATAATGGTGAGGAGGACCGGAATGATGGGGCGACATTGGATTATGCGTTGGTGGGGGCGGATCAAGACAGGCTTGTGTATGAGTATAACTTTGAGGGGTGGTCTGTCAAGCTCGCTTTTGGGGTTTTATTGTTGCAcgtcttgttggtggtggttcatTTTGTGGGGACGGTTTGTGTGTATCGCAAGTTTGGGAGCAGCGCGTGGGAGCAGCTAGGCGAGCTGATGACGTTGGCGATGAACAGTCGGGGGACGGAGCTTCTCAAGAATACTAGCGTGGGGGTGCACAAATGGGAGGTGTGGAGGCTGATGGCAAGGGTtactgaggatgagggtcTGGAACGCAAGGTGGAACTGAGGTTGAGCAGTAACCAAAGGGTTGGTGACGAAGAGGGTTCGGTGAAGGAGGTTTCTGGGAAGAGGCCGACAGCATTTCGAAAGTATGGGTAG
- a CDS encoding hypothetical protein (COG:O; EggNog:ENOG503NVK4), which yields MSPIPSLPQEAITTLLNFTLQDRITGSLIGSALGDTIGLYTEFLSSTQAATSYPSRTFTLHPGPTPFHLDRHRAPFTPGHWTDDTDHSLLLLLSFLHQSTPSSHVFPTQSDFASRLRIWASQGFKPLGTMPLGLGRLLGTVLASKGFAEEPEGIARGYWRGTNRFAAPNGSLMRTHVLGLVTVWEEETKCFELGAEISRATHVDPRGEDIDGVIERGRRWYESVVGRREEDPGVDWEELWRVCDGKNGLEGLRLDDGASIGFVYKTLGAGVVLLRMAMDRNRGVLDRSRLFEELITELVMKGGDADTNACFAGALLGAYLGFAALPDHWRNGMVHGKWLVGKAESLCQVLNVKDGQYNGQEDADTAPLGGKPEISQQDMEAKWMVFQQEVVRKMEEAKKTDETKTTEPKSKSAWSVPWKKPKKP from the exons ATGTcacccatcccctccctcccccaagaagccatcaccaccctcctcaacttcacCCTCCAAGACCGCATCACCGGCTCCCTCATCGGTTCAGCCCTAGGCGATACAATAGGCCTCTACACCGAGTTCCTCTCCTCGACCCAAGCAGCAACATCTTACCCCTCCCGCaccttcaccctccaccccggtcccacccccttccacctcgaccgCCACCGCGCCCCTTTCACCCCAGGCCACTGGACAGACGACACCgaccactccctcctccttctcctctctttTTTACATCAGTCCACACCATCAAGCCATGTCTTCCCTACGCAGAGTGATTTCGCCTCCCGCTTGAGAATATGGGCTTCTCAGGGGTTCAAGCCGTTGGGGACGATGCCGCTcggattggggaggttgcTTGGGACTGTGTTGGCGAGTAAGGGGTTTGCGGAAGAGCCGGAAGGAATCGCGAGGGGGTACTGGAGGGGGACCAACAGATTTGCTGCGCCGAATGGGAGTTTGATGAGGACGCatgtgttggggttggtgacggtttgggaggaggaaaccAAGTGTTTTGAGTTGGGGGCGGAGATTTCGAGGGCGACGCATGTTGATCCTAG GGGAGAGGATATTGACGGGGTGattgagagggggaggaggtggtatGAGAGTGTAGTAGGGAGGCGGGAAGAGGATCCGGGGGTGGATTGGGAGGAGTTGTGGAGGGTTTGTGATGGAAAAAATGGGCTGGaagggttgaggttggatgatGGGGCTTCGATTGGGTTTGTCTATAAGActttgggggcgggggtggtgttgcttaGGATGGCCATGGACAGAAACCGTGGGGTGCTTGACCGATCAAGGCTTTTTGAGGAGCTGATCACGGAGCTGGTTATGAAGGGTGGAGATGCCGACACAAATGCCTGCTTTGCCGGAGCGTTGCTTGGAGCCTACCTGGGCTTTGCTGCATTGCCAGATCACTGGAGAAACGGCATGGTACATGGAAAATGGCTGGTTGGCAAGGCGGAATCCCTGTGTCAGGTTCTTAACGTGAAGGATGGTCAGTACAACGGTCAGGAAGATGCTGATACTGCCCCTCTCGGGGGTAAGCCGGAGATCAGCCAGCAGGATATGGAAGCGAAGTGGATGGTGTTCCAGCAGGAAGTAGTGAGGAAAATGGAGGAAGCAAAGAAGACCGACGAGACCAAAACTACGGAGCCCAAGTCAAAGTCGGCTTGGTCTGTCCCCTggaagaaaccaaaaaagcCGTGA
- a CDS encoding hypothetical protein (EggNog:ENOG503NTVG; COG:G; CAZy:AA9), with product MLFSTSTFAALLAFTPLISAHATMFGVFVNGQDQGDGRNKYIRSPKTNDPVRDLQSPDIVCNTNGGTPAPDFVSAPAGATLSFRWFHFRPEDPTDILDPSHKGAIITYIAPFTEGNGAQPIWSKIAEEGFENGEWATINMITNKGRADFKLPASLAAGKYLIRQELLALHMADINFKVDNTRGPESYPSCVQVEVTGGGEAVPDQDFDFNRGYTYDDPGLFFNIYVPFDKYTPPGPPVFQG from the coding sequence ATGCTCTTCAGCACCTCAACATTCGCCGCCTTACTGGCATTCACCCCCCTAATCTCCGCCCACGCAACCATGTTCGGCGTTTTCGTCAACGGCCAAGACCAAGGCGACGGCCGCAACAAGTACATCCgctcccccaaaaccaacgaCCCCGTCCGCGATCTCCAATCCCCCGACATCGTTTGCAACACCAACGGCGGCACCCCAGCACCGGACTTCGTCTCCGCCCCAGCAGGAGCTACCCTCTCCTTCCGCTGGTTCCACTTCCGCCCCGAAGACCCAACCGACATCCTCGACCCTTCCCATAAGGGTGCCATCATCACTTACATCGCCCCCTTCACCGAAGGCAACGGTGCTCAGCCCATCTGGTCAAAGattgcggaggagggcttTGAGAATGGCGAGTGGGCCACCATCAATATGATTACCAACAAGGGGCGCGCGGACTTCAAGCTGCCTGCTAGTTTGGCGGCGGGGAAGTATCTCATTCGGCAGGAGCTGCTGGCGCTGCATATGGCGGATATCAACTTCAAGGTTGACAACACGAGGGGGCCAGAGAGCTACCCTAGCTGTGTTCAGGTTGAGGTTacgggcgggggggaggcggtgccGGACCAGGATTTTGACTTTAATAGGGGGTATACGTATGATGATCCGGGGTTGTTTTTTAACATTTATGTGCCGTTTGACAAGTACACGCCGCCTGGGCCGCCGGTGTTTCAGGGGTGA
- a CDS encoding hypothetical protein (SMCOG1075:alkaline serine protease; SMCOG1075: subtilase family; EggNog:ENOG503Q4W1; COG:O; antiSMASH:Cluster_9; MEROPS:MER0000344): MASQQPIVEAPAAGPPKIALKLTPAGHKKQQEDPTFIAELINRAENGRSDFVPNVNPLIPEENRPAHLFSRIAAAATSDPTADLPNFDVWYEVALEGQSRLSRLETETATTAQTPADGGDYSLPKETLELIHKLHRLEEVESVHALQAGPPPAVNPSDDPRSVNQGYLDAAPAGINARYAWGFPGGDGLGVNIVDMEQGWKLDHEDLQAAGITLISGYNVAYYSHGTAVLGEMFQVDNAIGGVGIVPKAKGRVISQHRSTGYNTAAAILDAVSNMAFGDILLLEAQENDPVGGQYYWPVSVADANFDAIRLASALGITVIEAACNGGYDLDAYVNLSGKYIFNRSSPDYKESGATMVGASSSAAPHYRLWYSNHGSRVDVYAWGENIDTTFTDDNSGTNNSYTDYFSGTSGASPIIVGAAAAVQGIANATLGYKFSPLQLRQILTTNGTPSSTPSTDRIGVMPNLRAIIDGRFINLAPDLYIRDYPADNGRVPSSGTVSNSPDIIIRQTPVPNPQALFGSGSGNENNTSLSQPILAGRDHSIYIRLLNRGGSAAQNAKVTVYHAPAATLITPNLWTLIGTVTLPSAVPTGRVLTVSPRLAWPASKVPNVGPGGYSFVAVATTDNDPAPVLPGTFPAFVEFVSRNNNVAWKSFNVVNPPPGGAGVSRLPVGIAGAFDAPRRFAVRGVGSLPVGSEVRLEVPGDLARRLGVVTPLGVEEKGVVVLPLHPFGRGEIGEGILPVGSVSRCELVVKVPGEGVKGEGQWEYEIVQEWEGVEVGRVTWRFEGGDKEDVQ; encoded by the coding sequence ATGGCTTCCCAACAGCCCATTGTTGAAGCACCCGCCGCTGGGCCTCCCAAAATCGCCCTGAAGCTGACCCCTGCTGGCCACAAGAAGCAACAGGAAGATCCCACCTTCATTGCTGAACTGATCAACAGGGCCGAGAATGGTCGGAGTGACTTTGTTCCCAATGTCAATCCCCTTATCCCTGAAGAAAATCGCCCTGCTCATCTCTTCAGTCGtattgccgctgccgccacaTCTGATCCCACTGCCGACCTTCCCAACTTTGACGTCTGGTATGAGGTTGCTTTGGAGGGTCAGTCACGTCTTTCCAGACTCGAAACAGAGACTGCGACGACCGCTCAAACACCTGCCGATGGCGGAGATTACTCTCTTCCCAAGGAGACTCTTGAGCTCATCCACAAGCTTCATCGCCTCGAAGAGGTCGAGAGTGTCCACGCACTTCAAGCCGGTCCTCCACCTGCCGTCAATCCTAGCGATGACCCCCGAAGTGTAAATCAAGGGTACCTCGATGCGGCACCGGCTGGCATCAACGCCCGATATGCCTGGGGCTTTCCTGGTGGGGATGGCTTGGGGGTCAACATTGTCGACATGGAACAGGGATGGAAGCTTGACCACGAGGATCTTCAGGCGGCCGGTATCACATTGATCTCGGGGTACAATGTCGCCTATTACTCCCATGGAACTGCCGTGTTGGGTGAGATGTTTCAGGTGGACAACGCCATAGGAGGAGTTGGCATTGTCCCCAAGGCGAAGGGGCGGGTTATTTCCCAGCATCGGTCGACAGGCTACAACACCGCGGCCGCCATACTGGATGCCGTGAGCAACATGGCCTTTGGAGatattcttctccttgaAGCTCAGGAAAATGACCCTGTAGGAGGGCAGTATTATTGGCCTGTCTCCGTTGCCGACGCCAACTTTGATGCCATACGTCTGGCTTCTGCTCTGGGCATCACTGTCATTGAAGCAGCCTGCAATGGTGGGTATGACCTTGATGCCTATGTCAACCTCTCGGGCAAGTACATCTTCAACCGCTCCAGCCCAGACTACAAAGAGTCCGGTGCCACCATGGTGGGcgcctccagctccgccGCACCACACTACCGCCTGTGGTACTCCAACCACGGCTCCCGGGTCGACGTCTATGCCTGGGGTGAAAATATTgacaccaccttcaccgacGACAACTCTGGCACCAACAACTCCTACACCGACTACTTCAGCGGCACTTCCGGTGCCTCTcccatcatcgtcggcgcagcagcagcagtccaAGGCATAGCCAACGCCACCCTGGGATACAAATTCTCCCCCTTGCAGCTCCGCCAAATCCTCACCACAAACGGAACACCAAGcagcaccccctccaccgacCGCATCGGCGTCATGCCCAACCTCCGCGCCATCATCGACGGCCgcttcatcaacctcgccccCGACCTCTACATAAGAGACTACCCCGCCGACAACGGCCGGGTCCCCTCCTCAGGCACAgtctccaactcccccgacatcatcatccgccaAACCCCCgttcccaacccccaagcccTTTTTGGGTCCGGCTCAGGCAACGaaaacaacacctccctttcccaacccatcctcgCGGGGCGTGACCACAGCATCTACATCCGGTTGCTCAACCGCGGCGGGTCAGCAGCGCAGAATGCAAAGGTGACTGTATACCACGCCCCGGCAGcaaccctcatcacccccaacctgTGGACTCTAATCGGGACAGTCACCCTCCCTTCTGCTGTCCCAACTGGTCGAGTGTTGACTGTGTCCCCGAGACTTGCCTGGCCAGCGAGTAAAGTCCCCAACGTCGGACCGGGCGGGTACTCCTTTGTGGCAGTCGCAACAACAGACAACGACCCTGCGCCTGTCCTACCTGGTACTTTCCCCGCGTTTGTGGAGTTTGTGAGCAGGAATAATAATGTGGCTTGGAAGAGTTTCAATGTGGTTAACCCCCCgcctggtggtgctggggttAGTAGATTACCTGTTGGAATCGCAGGGGCGTTTGATGCACCGAGACGCTTCGCGGTAAGGGGAGTGGGATCGTTGCCGGTGGGGAGCGAAGTTAGGCTGGAGGTTCCGGGGGATTTGGCGAGGCGGTTGGGGGTTGTTACGCCTTTGGGAgttgaggagaagggggtggtggtgctgccgcTTCATCCTTTTGGACGGggggagattggggaggggattttGCCTGTTGGGAGTGTTAGTCGGTGTGAGCTTGTTGTGAAGGtgccgggggagggggtgaagggggaggggcagtgGGAGTATGAGATTGTgcaggagtgggagggggtggaggttgggagggttACTTGGCGGTTTGAGGGCGGTGATAAGGAGGATGTGCAGTGA
- a CDS encoding hypothetical protein (EggNog:ENOG503NZB6; COG:E) codes for MSTPVPPGHPDFDPAENKRRMEAGELYYAFHPDISSARRKCIAACNDFNAVGSRADFTRRQMVELWKKIICDDTPNPPVLADPKQDEAQFTLAYPYIDGPIKVDMGFNLKFGEQVYINYNSTWLDTCTITVGSRTLIGPNCSFYTATHPLDPFQRNGLKGPEAGKPIVIGEDCWFGGSVTVLGGVTIGRGVTVGAGSVVTKDVPDFVVVVGNPARIVRRLDEAKERWERGERIGESA; via the exons ATGtccacccccgtccccccagGCCACCCCGACTTCGACCCCGCCGAAAACAAACGGCGCATGGAAGCCGGCGAGCTCTACTACGCCTTCCACCCCGACATCTCCAGCGCCCGCAGAAAATGCATCGCCGCCTGCAACGACTTCAACGCCGTAGGCTCCCGCGCTGACTTCACCCGGCGGCAAATGGTTGAGCTGTGGAAAAA AATCATCTGTGAcgacacccccaacccccccgtCCTCGCAGACCCCAAACAGGACGAAGCCCAGTTCACCCTCGCCTACCCCTACATTGACGGCCCCATCAAAGTCGACATGGGGTTCAACCTCAAGTTTGGGGAGCAAGTTTACATCAACTACAACTCCACTTGGCTGGATACTTGTACTATCACCGTTGGGTCGAGGACGCTGATTGGACCGAATTGCTCGTTTTATACCGCTACTCACCCGCTTGATCCGTTTCAGAGGAATGGACTCAAGGGGCCGGAGGCGGGGAAGCCGATTGTGATTGGGGAGGATTgctggtttggggggagtgtgactgttttggggggtgtGACTATTGGAAGGGGGGTTACTGTTGGGGCGGGGAGTGTGGTGACCAAGGATGTGCCTgattttgttgttgtggttggtaACCCGGCGAGGAttgtgaggaggttggatgaggCGAAGGaaaggtgggagaggggcgaAAGGATCGGGGAGAGTGCGtaa